The genomic interval TAGTCTTTCCGACAATATGAAACTCATTTCTGACGAGTAATTTGGTCGTAAATGATATTATTCCCAACCATTTTCCGACGAGGGTTTTTTGGTTGAAATAGTGACATTTCCGACGGAGTTTCCGACGGTAATTTTAGTCGTAAATGACTATTATTTCCGACCAAGATGGTCGAAAAAGAGCATTTATGACCGAGGTAGTACCGACCGAGCTCGACCAGATTTATTTGGTCGGAAAGAGTATTCACGACCAAATGAgtgtttttttcaactatTTCTAGGGTCGGAAATCATGTTTTGTGTCGTAGTGGAACCACACCATCTTCGCACGGCCATGCTCGTCTTAAGACAACTTATTTCATACAAAAACAACCAGATGACTCCAGCAGGGCTTCTTTCCTAGCTCTAGATAAGCTAGTTCGAAGTTACCAGAAGAATTAAGAACCCAACCATCGGTGAACCTATGTTTGATCCCAATGTCGTCCACCAAACAGATTGTTGTTAAACCTTTGGGAGGTTTTAGTATTGTCTTTCAAACTATGTGTATTAATTATTTCCATTTCCTGAAGGTTACTGTTTGTATTATGAAGAGCCTCCTAATTATTGGGTTTCCTGTTATGTGAAGGAGAAAGCCAGCAGCCAGCTGGTTGCTATAACGTGCAGTATAacctattacatttccatATAGAAAACAGAAAGATTTTCCACTTCCTAACTAGAGTCGGAGAGAATTGTAATTAAccactatatatgtatatccCAGGCCCTAGCAAAATATAGCCACGCAATTAATAAGCTTTATTCTGCTCCCATTGAAGAGATTACTGATCAATGGCTCCCAGGAATCCCAAGCATTCATCTGTGAACAAGCTCCTTGCCGAAAACAACGAGTATATGAAAGTAGCCAAAAAGGCTACAAAATGTCATAAGCTCAAAAACAAGGTCTGGGAGCTTTCAGTATTGTGTGATGTTATTGTGTCTTTAATTGTTATTGGACCTGATGGAAAAGTATCGAAGGAAAACCTAGAAGAGGTGAAATCAATTCTGAGGGAGTACTGGCTGAAAAAGCGACTCCACTGCACCGGTCTCTTGGAAGTTGTTCTTGAAGAAATCAAGAAGAGGACTGTGGATATTGACCGCAACTGGGTGCCGTCGGAGGAGTTACGGGATATGTGGAATAGCCTAGAGTCCCAGCTAGAAGCAGTGATCAAGAAGACTTGCGGAAAGGTTAGGGATAACAGGACTATTGGTGATATGAGAAAATCGATGATGCAGATTGATCAATCATTCTTAGATTCATATGTACAATGAATTCATAGAATACATCCAATTCTGATGGTGCTTTTCCTCCGTTTTGAAGGGCAGTTTAAATTCTGATGAAGCCGATCAATCACTGGATGTAATCATATGAAATTGCCATTTTTTAATATTCACGTAAATTGTACTCTCATATTTTGATCAGAAAATTCTATAATGAGTTCGGTGTGAGTCCGCTCACACTTTCAATAAAGTATTTATGCTACTAGACTAAATGGTACTACCAACTCTCACGCATTAgtttttttaatgtgttgaTGAATAATTACAATATTTAATTCGTTGTAGCCTGTAGAGAGTTCCATATGATGTGTGACGAACAACCTTCTCACTAATTAAAAAGAGTGATCTTGAGGGAGTTGTGAATTTAGTAATCAGTTATGAATTTGGACTACTAACATCTCATCTATAATGGCTTCCAACTTCGAAAATAGACAGCCCCTAGGCTTAAACATTGATATATTTCCTTCTattctatgtatatattttccAAGTAAATTCAGGCAACACATATTTCAGCCAATAACGCACTTttgttttctcctttttaaaTTTAAGTAGAGGAAGATTCACaatttgcatatatatatatatatatatattgatgcaTCTAACAAATTGCATCCATGAAAGTATCTCTctcaagaaagaacaaaaaaaaaaaaccataggCCCAAACAAGGTTTTCTTGTCACACATTTCACCGCCAACTGGAGGGAAACTTCTGCGTGGGCTTCGAAAGCGAGTCCAATATATATACGCTTTCGCACAAAAGAAACCGAAAATCAACGAAATTCCATCGCTATCCCTCGTCAACAAACAACTTTGATCATCCGAAAACACCTCCGACGACCCACCGATCCGACTCGGCCATGGCGGTCCAATTCAAGTACCGAAGCTCTGAAAAATTCGACTCCGTCGACCTCGAAGGTCGGGCCTCAATCTCCGTTCGCGATCTCAAAGCCAAAATCATCCGCCACTGCCACCTCAACATCTGTCAAGATTCCGATCTCGTCTTCTCCAACGCCTCAACCGGTCAAGGTCAACCCTCCCTCCCCTTTCCTCCTTGTTAATATCATCTTCGTTTCTCTGTTTTAGGGATTGGCAATTGAGACATAATTTACTGCTTGGTAATTTCTTAGGGTTTATGCAGACGGTTGTATGAATATGTGTTGATACTCTTTTCCTCCGGAATTGATTTTCAGATTATAGAAACGAGAACATCCAAATTCCGAGCGGCTCGGCCGTGATTATCAAGAGAGTTCCGGCAGGGTCAGCACATGTGGATATGTAAGATTTCTGTAACTGTGATATGCTTAGAGGTTTAATTGttggtaattttttttaactgtTCTGGTTTTAACTGATATAAGACTATGGTGACAGGCCTAACTTCAACTGCAAGGACTCTGGGAACCCACcggtgtgttttttttttaactttgaaaGCTTGCATTTTAGAGCAGTGTTTCCGGATTGTGTTTACTCACATTTGAAGCTGTATAGTACTTACTATTTGGTATGACATTTGTTTTGTAGAATGTTGAGACGATTGACTTTGATGACTTTGGGGTTGATGTCTATCCTGTTCCAGAGGCGACCGTCTTTTGTTCTGGTTTGGATGCAGACAAGGATGCTTGCAGTCCGGGATATGAAGGCATTCCAAGGTATAAATGCTTGATTTCATCTGTAAGATTTTCAATGCATTTATTCTTTGGTACCAAAAGAACACTTACTTTCATTTTTGTTGAAATGTGCAAGTAGATGTTTGGAGCCAGCAGGAGGTTGTCACGAAACAAGTGGGATAATTGATGCTATTCCTGGTAGTATGTTATTTCTGTGTATCAGATTTTTGACTTTCTGTTAATGGGTTTGGTCTATGCTAACCAGTTACCACACATTTTATATAGGTCATTCACATGGTGAAGCTGAACAAACCATACCACAGCCAAAGTCAAAGCCTGGGGTTCAAGAAGACTTTAATTTGGAAAAGTAGGATATCCAGTAGCTGCATCAATCTTTCTTATCTTGTCGTTCAGTCTCAAGGACCTAATATATTTACTTTTGTTACATGAAGGATTAATCGTGACCCCGTAGATGCAAAAAATGCTGGCATGCCATCGGAGATGAAATGTTCTTTATGCGACTTGATTTTCAAGGAGGCTGTGATGATACCCTGCTGCCAGCACAGTTTTTGTGAGAAATGTATGTTTAcagtttgtttgtttcttttgttctgAGAAAGTACCGCAtattttctccttttcttaGGATTAATATGTCAAGTGTCCACGTTTCTTGGTTCAGGCATTCATCAAATGTTGCTTGAGAAGGCAAGCTGTCCCATGTGTTTTTCAACCAAGTGCAGAATTGAGGATCTGCTACCAAATATATCTCTTAGGCAAGCAATAGAGCATTTCCAAGAGTCTCAAAATTTTATCACTATTCCAGATAACGCCTTTTGCCAATATGCTCCAGGTAGGAGTTTTATATCGGTACTCTTTCTAAACTTCTTCAATTCAATCTTATGCCTAACTGGTCTATTATAACAGATGGAGAATCGGGGATCCAGGCAAAAGATGTCTCTTGTGGTGGTAGTATCCTTCAAAGGGAGTCAAAGTTGCCTCACTCTCCTGAAACAGGGTTTGGATCTAATAATTGCTTAGGAGAGTCTGCTTGTTACTCACCATTCAGAAATGATGCACCGTATCATTTTGGTccaatagtcacacaaaaaattCCCTCGTTCTCGCACAAGAACAATCAATTTGATGGAGAGAGATATGTTTCTACTCATGTGGCTCCATATGGCTCGGCAGCTTTTGATGATTTCCAAGGGGCAAGCAAGCCTTTACCTGAGAAaggtatcatttttttttaaaattatgttTCTCATTTGTTCGCTTTCTAAATGTTATCATTAATGTATATTTGAAAAGCCACTTACATTTATTGTATTGAAATCTGCTTACGGAAGTAGACTGCCAGCATGACCTTTAGCTGTACCAATGAAGCTTGTATCATTGGCACCTCAATATTTAAATCTTGATCTGTTCTTTTGTGATGTTATCCCAGCTGAACCTGTAATGAAGAAAAAGGGCCCACCTTGGGTTTTCACTGCAGGTAGTATCTAACTTTGGTACTTGTTGACTTGCGAGAACTACACTTTAAATTGACTTACCTTTTAAAAACCATGCTACTTTTCAGGTGGTGGAAAACGTTTTTTGGAGTGTGGAAGGAATAGAAAGGTAAAATATGTAAAAATGAAACATGCGAatttctgtgttttttttgttggggggggggggggggggagaatTCTCTTGACATGTTTTAATGATATCAGGGGGATCGTGCTTGTTATATGTGTGGCTCCCCAGACCATTTAATAAGAGAATGTCCAGTTGCTACCAGTTCACAGCATATGCTTCATTCAGGTATGGAATTGATggcttcttttttgtttttttaaaatgCTATTAATTTTTCATCTGATGCTTACATATTTGTGAATCAGGAAATGCAATCTTTCCAGGAGCTATGCCAGCAGCTTTGCCAGGTTATGTGCCACTGTACTGGGATGTGGCTCCATTGCCTTATACCCCATCTTTTAGATATCCATACGGAAATCAGGGAATGACAGCTTTTGATGCCATGTTAATTCCTCCTGCTCCTTTTTCTGTTCATCCATACATGCACATGCCGTCCATGTATAGAGCTCCCGGCTTTGGGTAGGTTTCCTTATTTGTTGATCTCTTTATGTGATATACAAGTATATAAGATTACATTGCACTATAATGATTTTGATCATCTTGCAGTGGATATATGGGGATGGGAGGTGTAACACCTCTTCCCGAAGCTAGTGAAGACTGTGATATAGGTCGTTCAGACTTTCCAGATCCTGAAGGTCAAGAAAAGAGGAGAAAACTttcaaatgtgaatttaaGGAGGTACGTTATACAATGATTCTGCTGGTGTTCTGTGGTGGAGTAGCACATATtcctgtttttgttttctttgctGGTCTCTAAAGTGAATCTGCATATATCAATGGTTTTTTTTGCTGTTAAAACTATCTATTTATCAATAACACACACAAATTAAAACACATGAAATATATTGAAGTTAATGGTGGACTCCTGccttttcaaattaaactgcCATTGGTCCATGCATATTTCCGGTCGTATTTTGGATCTGAACTGATATTGTTAGTTTTGTTTATCACATTATTAATGGCTAATTTATATGAGTGTATTTGCCTGGACCAGGGATCAATCTTGTGATGACGATGAAGGCCGGAAGAGGCAACAATATAATGGGACTGCAAGATTGCGAGAGCGTGAATATTATGTTAACATGGAACAGAGTGTAAACTACTCCAGCGACGGCTCTACTAGAAGGTCCCCAAGACAAGATCACCATTGTAATGAGATACATGATGATCACATAGTTTTGGTTGATGATCATCAGAAGACTTCTCGTTTGGTGGTTGGTCATAGGGAAGGAAAACTGTATAATAGCACTGAGAAATTAAGTTCAGAAACGGATGATATGCCGGGTATCTCCAGTGGGCACAGTGAAGAGAAGCACAAACATTATTATAGAAGTTTGAGaaggaaaaatgaaataaGAGAGCAGTATGACAGTGATAAACACAAACACGATCACATAAGCTCCAGATATCAGAAGGAAAGAAGAGAGCAGTGTTGTAGTGATTCTAGTCGGAGTCATCATCAATATATTAGTGAGAAAGATgataagagaaagagaaatcaGCATGATTTCAAAAGGCAGAAACATCACAGTAATTCGGGATCTGGTTTAGGACACAGTATTTCCAGTGATAAGAGGAGCAGTCACGATTCTAAAAAATCTGAGCACAAATCTAAGTCTAGTGCTGATGAGCGGGGTCATGACAGGTGGAAAATGGTTAGTGGGTCAGATGAAGATCAGATAGAAGATTATCGGTATTGTAAACGGAAAAGGGTAAAATGATAGGATCAGCAAGGCTTTTTTTGTGAGGTAATTTTGTAGATGAAATCATGTTTCTCAACTTTGATGTTCAGTCTGGTACTTTTGATTTCAGTTTGATACTTGTATTAGCTAATACATGTTACTAGACAATACAAAGCTATCAcagtatttgttttatttatttttcttgaaaaGCATCTACCTATAGTCCCATACTAAGTGGCAAATTGATTTCAGTCACTGTGGACTTCTCTTTGGTACTTCTAATATAATGAGGATTCTTGGTTTTTCTTGATACAGATTTAAGTGACTGGGAGGCTTTTGGAAGTAACTTCGTATTGGTATCTGCTAACTAAAATCTTTCCATTTTTTAGTCTGACCATTGTGAGGAAggcaagaaaaacaaattctTGAAACAGAGCTGCAGTGGTTAATATAATCATATGGTTGAGTGCCTTTCTCTCCTGAATCTTACTCTTTGCCGAGAGACCGAGATGTGCTGAAGCTGGTGAAGGTATGTTCTCTGTCAGAGAAAATCAGATGAAGAAACATGAGCCAGAAAACTGGGGAGCTTGCTGTTTCTTCTTCTGTCATTACTCCTTTGTGTTAAAGATGGACCTAAAAGGTAAACCAAATGAAAGACAGTATGTTGTATGTATAAATTGGGGATTgcagattcttttttctttattcaTATACAATGCATGTTGAGTCACAGATATAATGCACATTTATGTGTACATTTAGGACATGTTTAGTTGTTGGCTTTCATTCTATTCACGTTAGAAAGGTTTTCAATCTGTTGTTTATATTAGTTGATAGCCCTCATTTAGTTGTTCatatatgattttattatattttgttgAAAAATGAACTATCGACCCCGAATCATAAGACTTCGAGCTGGAAACTCCTAAACTAGAATATTCAATTACTTATAGCGGCCTTTATCAATTTTACTGTATATATACGAGTTCGTATTAGACTTTATTTGTATATGATTCGTGTGTATTGCGAGGTCTATAGGTTCACTCTGCTGAAATTTGAATATTCCTCGAGGAATttatattataatatatatatatatatataatttttgatACAATACATTGTGGTCTTTTCTACCTGGACAAGTGAAGGCAGTGGATTTTGGTGGTGATCCATTGTCGGATGACTCGAGCCAAACAAATATTTTGCATAGGTGAAATACCTGCGCAAATAGTTTACTTGCTAATGGATTAATTGTTATCCTTTTTCCATTTTACAGGTAGGTACATGTCTTGCTTTTTAATGCACCAAACTGATGCACTTAGTTGCTTCACCAATACAATGCATGTCCCATAGCCCGACTTTCACAAAGTGTTTCAAGAGGTACAAAGAAAATGTGAAGCTGCAACAGAGAATAAATCTATCCTCGATTAAGGGCGATGGATAATACGAGGGACAATATTATCCATCCCAACCCGAAGTATCCCACCAATCTCGTCGGACCGAAGTCTTCGGGTTCCTGCGACAGACAAATCACGCAAGAGGACTTTCATTCATGGACTGAACTTGAAGGGCCAAAACTAACTGAAACTGAAATCTTAATTAAAAGGGAACAAGAGAAGATACaaatatacttcaaaattttTAAGAGAGCATACAGTATACTGGAATACGTAGAGGGGTATAAAATGACTCGAGATAAACGGGGCATCATGCATGCACATATCAAGTAGTCAAGACTGAAATGAATTGAACTTGGACAAGCCAATCTGCTAGGGTAGAGGTGGAATTAAAACTGAGAACTCCTAATTTAAGGTCAAATGCCTAATTAGTGAAGCTAGCCTAGAAGGAACcatgaaataaaatttgagACCGTACCGTTACTGGTGGGGGAGTATCCGGCGTTGCTCTGGTAGTCTCAACCTCAAAAGGCCAGAGATATGTGTCTGGATTTGCACTCCTGCCTAGGCTCCAATCATATAATCTTTTCTCATCGGCGGACGATAAAATTATGAAGGACTCCTATATATGAACATAATCATCATTCAAGGACCAATGAAGTTGTCTTAAAAATTATGAATATATGAGAAACTCATTGACCGACTTTTAAAGGTTCCAATTTCTTGTTCAGCTCATCCTCCTCTAATCCCTGGCTCTTTAGCTCGTCAAGCTTGGTTTTATATGCAGCTACAATCTGCACAGTTAGTAAGGGAGCACACAAGGTTACAGAGGTGTACTAAAGATGTTTaaataattgaaattgaagtgcCTGACCTGGTCGGATGTGCATCCTCGTCGAAGTCCGAGCCTGCCATAGTGATTCACATCTGTAATTGCTGCATTTCTAAAACATTTCTTGTTAGTTAAATGAAGCCTGAACTGAAATAGGAGAAGCTGGAGGTTTATGAGGAAAGGGTGATCACTGATCAACATTACGTACGTATGCCACGAAGAGCTCGTTCGACATTGAGGGCAGAAATCAGAGAAGAGGATTCTTTCGGAACTTCAATGGAGCTTTCATCATTCTCAGCAGCAGATGCAGTCTCGGCTGCTGAAACATCATTACTCGAACTTCTAAGGCAAAACTTGCGCGGCTTTGGTGAAAACCTGATGGTCATGGAGTTTGGGAATGCAGAACCATCTTTCGGAGTTGGTATAGGAAAGCTCTTCTGAGCAGTATATAATGTAGAAGTGGAAGAGGACACCGCCATTGGCATTCAGAAAAGCTTCTCTCCGGTGTGTTTTGGTGGGAGATAAGACTTGCCTTTGCTTCTCTGCCAAACGATTATTATCTGCCAAAATCTCTCtctaatttatgtttttgtacTATATAATTGGTTTATCAAGCAACAAGGTCGTTGTAGTATAGTGGTAAGTATTCCCGCCTGTCACGCGGGTGACCCGGGTtcgatccccggcaacggcgattttttttaaactcttCCTCCTGGActaaaacgacgtcgttctGAAATCCATTCCATGCTCTAATTTCTTGAAGGTATGTATACACTTAAAATTGAGCCGAACACATAAGAGAGTAGAGTTATGAGTTATCCTTCCCAACACACCATGGCTAGTAACAAAGCAACCGGGTCGGGCCAGCAGGCCGGGCTGGGGGGAGACGAAGCTGGCCCCAGCAGCAACCCGACCGCGGCACGCCGGTTCCCCCTggcggctcagccggaggtcaTGAGAGCCGCCGAGAAGGACGACCAGTACGCCTCCTTCGTCTACGACGCTTGCCGCGACGCTTTCCGCCACCTCTTCGGTTCGTCAATTCTCCATTAAACCTTTTCAATTAAGCTCCAATTAAACCCAAGCTTGTACTAATTTCACTCCTGTTCCTTTAGGTACTAGAATTGCCGTGGCTTACCAGAACGAGGTTAGCCCATTTCTCAAATTAGCTTCGGCTTTGGAAACAATGCATAACTAGTTGATCATTAtgtttataactttatatgGCAGACGAAGCTTCTTGGGCAAATGCTCTATTACATATTGACTACAG from Argentina anserina chromosome 2, drPotAnse1.1, whole genome shotgun sequence carries:
- the LOC126782182 gene encoding E3 ubiquitin ligase PQT3-like isoform X1, producing MAVQFKYRSSEKFDSVDLEGRASISVRDLKAKIIRHCHLNICQDSDLVFSNASTGQDYRNENIQIPSGSAVIIKRVPAGSAHVDMPNFNCKDSGNPPNVETIDFDDFGVDVYPVPEATVFCSGLDADKDACSPGYEGIPRCLEPAGGCHETSGIIDAIPGHSHGEAEQTIPQPKSKPGVQEDFNLEKINRDPVDAKNAGMPSEMKCSLCDLIFKEAVMIPCCQHSFCEKCIHQMLLEKASCPMCFSTKCRIEDLLPNISLRQAIEHFQESQNFITIPDNAFCQYAPDGESGIQAKDVSCGGSILQRESKLPHSPETGFGSNNCLGESACYSPFRNDAPYHFGPIVTQKIPSFSHKNNQFDGERYVSTHVAPYGSAAFDDFQGASKPLPEKAEPVMKKKGPPWVFTAGGGKRFLECGRNRKGDRACYMCGSPDHLIRECPVATSSQHMLHSGNAIFPGAMPAALPGYVPLYWDVAPLPYTPSFRYPYGNQGMTAFDAMLIPPAPFSVHPYMHMPSMYRAPGFGGYMGMGGVTPLPEASEDCDIGRSDFPDPEGQEKRRKLSNVNLRRDQSCDDDEGRKRQQYNGTARLREREYYVNMEQSVNYSSDGSTRRSPRQDHHCNEIHDDHIVLVDDHQKTSRLVVGHREGKLYNSTEKLSSETDDMPGISSGHSEEKHKHYYRSLRRKNEIREQYDSDKHKHDHISSRYQKERREQCCSDSSRSHHQYISEKDDKRKRNQHDFKRQKHHSNSGSGLGHSISSDKRSSHDSKKSEHKSKSSADERGHDRWKMVSGSDEDQIEDYRYCKRKRVK
- the LOC126782182 gene encoding E3 ubiquitin ligase PQT3-like isoform X2 — translated: MAVQFKYRSSEKFDSVDLEGRASISVRDLKAKIIRHCHLNICQDSDLVFSNASTGQDYRNENIQIPSGSAVIIKRVPAGSAHVDMPNFNCKDSGNPPNVETIDFDDFGVDVYPVPEATVFCSGLDADKDACSPGYEGIPRCLEPAGGCHETSGIIDAIPGHSHGEAEQTIPQPKSKPGVQEDFNLEKINRDPVDAKNAGMPSEMKCSLCDLIFKEAVMIPCCQHSFCEKCIHQMLLEKASCPMCFSTKCRIEDLLPNISLRQAIEHFQESQNFITIPDNAFCQYAPDGESGIQAKDVSCGGSILQRESKLPHSPETGFGSNNCLGESACYSPFRNDAPYHFGPIVTQKIPSFSHKNNQFDGERYVSTHVAPYGSAAFDDFQGASKPLPEKAEPVMKKKGPPWVFTAGGGKRFLECGRNRKGDRACYMCGSPDHLIRECPVATSSQHMLHSGAMPAALPGYVPLYWDVAPLPYTPSFRYPYGNQGMTAFDAMLIPPAPFSVHPYMHMPSMYRAPGFGGYMGMGGVTPLPEASEDCDIGRSDFPDPEGQEKRRKLSNVNLRRDQSCDDDEGRKRQQYNGTARLREREYYVNMEQSVNYSSDGSTRRSPRQDHHCNEIHDDHIVLVDDHQKTSRLVVGHREGKLYNSTEKLSSETDDMPGISSGHSEEKHKHYYRSLRRKNEIREQYDSDKHKHDHISSRYQKERREQCCSDSSRSHHQYISEKDDKRKRNQHDFKRQKHHSNSGSGLGHSISSDKRSSHDSKKSEHKSKSSADERGHDRWKMVSGSDEDQIEDYRYCKRKRVK
- the LOC126782184 gene encoding NAD(P)H-quinone oxidoreductase subunit U, chloroplastic; this translates as MPMAVSSSTSTLYTAQKSFPIPTPKDGSAFPNSMTIRFSPKPRKFCLRSSSNDVSAAETASAAENDESSIEVPKESSSLISALNVERALRGIPITDVNHYGRLGLRRGCTSDQIVAAYKTKLDELKSQGLEEDELNKKLEPLKESFIILSSADEKRLYDWSLGRSANPDTYLWPFEVETTRATPDTPPPVTEPEDFGPTRLVGYFGLGWIILSLVLSIALNRG